Proteins encoded within one genomic window of Streptomyces kaniharaensis:
- a CDS encoding ABC transporter permease — MSASMSYVVSDSLTMLRRNLKHALRYPAMTFSVVLMPVMILLLFNYAYGDALGAGIGGGSYIDYVTPGIVLMAATAGSVATAVGVCVDMTEGIVNRFRTMAISRSAFLTGHVVGSLIQTVIALTLVIGAAFAMGFRSSAGPVEWLAAIGLLVFVILALTWISAGIGLVSKTPESASNTPLPLTFLPFIGSAIVPPDSMPTALRWFAEYQPFTPIIETLRGLLMGTEIGNSAWSALAWCTGLTLVGFFWSRSVFYRR; from the coding sequence ATGAGCGCTTCGATGAGCTACGTGGTCAGCGACTCGCTGACCATGCTGCGGCGGAACCTGAAGCACGCGCTGCGGTATCCGGCGATGACGTTCTCGGTCGTGTTGATGCCCGTGATGATCCTGCTGCTCTTCAACTACGCCTACGGGGACGCGTTGGGAGCGGGGATCGGGGGCGGGAGCTACATCGACTACGTCACGCCGGGGATCGTGCTGATGGCGGCGACGGCGGGGTCGGTGGCCACGGCGGTCGGCGTGTGCGTCGACATGACCGAGGGGATCGTCAACCGGTTCCGGACGATGGCGATTTCGCGGTCGGCGTTCCTGACGGGGCATGTGGTCGGGAGCCTGATACAGACGGTCATCGCGCTGACCCTGGTGATCGGCGCGGCCTTCGCGATGGGGTTCCGGTCGAGTGCCGGTCCGGTGGAGTGGCTGGCGGCGATCGGGCTCCTGGTCTTCGTGATTCTGGCGCTGACCTGGATCTCGGCGGGGATCGGCCTGGTGTCGAAGACACCGGAGAGCGCGAGCAACACGCCGCTGCCCCTGACGTTCCTGCCGTTCATCGGCAGCGCGATCGTGCCGCCGGACTCGATGCCGACCGCGCTGCGGTGGTTCGCCGAGTACCAGCCGTTCACGCCCATCATCGAGACCCTGCGGGGGTTGTTGATGGGGACGGAGATCGGGAACAGCGCGTGGAGCGCGCTGGCCTGGTGCACCGGGCTGACGCTGGTGGGCTTCTTCTGGTCGAGGAGTGTCTTCTACCGGCGGTGA